Proteins from a genomic interval of Eschrichtius robustus isolate mEscRob2 chromosome 18, mEscRob2.pri, whole genome shotgun sequence:
- the ARL11 gene encoding ADP-ribosylation factor-like protein 11, with protein sequence MGSVNSRGHKAEAQVVMIGLDLAGKTTLLYKLKGHQLVETLPTVGFNVEPLEVPGHMSLTLWDVGGQSQLRASWKDYLEGTDVLMYVLDSTDEARLPEAVAELTEALDDPHLASVPLLVLANKQEAPHALPLPEIRDRLGLHRLQGRCWELQGCSALTGEGLPEALESLRRLLKSRNHCNSRSAQEAGCGESRKP encoded by the coding sequence ATGGGGTCTGTGAACTCCCGAGGTCACAAGGCGGAAGCCCAGGTGGTGATGATAGGCCTGGACTTGGCCGGCAAGACCACGCTCCTGTACAAACTGAAGGGCCACCAGCTGGTGGAGACCCTGCCCACCGTGGGTTTCAACGTGGAGCCTCTAGAAGTCCCTGGGCACATGTCTCTGACCCTCTGGGATGTCGGGGGGCAGAGCCAGCTCAGGGCCAGCTGGAAGGACTACCTGGAGGGCACGGACGTCCTCATGTACGTGCTGGACAGCACAGACGAAGCCCGCTTGCCCGAGGCAGTGGCTGAGCTCACCGAGGCCCTGGACGACCCCCACCTGGCCAGCGTGCCCCTCCTGGTGCTGGCCAACAAGCAGGAGGCACCCCATGCCCTGCCGCTGCCTGAGATCAGAGACAGGCTGGGCTTGCACAGGTTACAGGGGCGCTGCTGGGAGCTGCAGGGGTGCAGCGCCCTCACCGGAGAGGGGCTGCCCGAGGCCCTGGAGAGCCTGAGGCGCCTCCTGAAATCCCGCAACCACTGTAACTCCAGGTCAGCACAGGAGGCAGGCTGTGGGGAGAGCCGGAAGCCTTGA